A DNA window from Branchiostoma lanceolatum isolate klBraLanc5 chromosome 17, klBraLanc5.hap2, whole genome shotgun sequence contains the following coding sequences:
- the LOC136422606 gene encoding ATP-dependent DNA helicase RecQ-like has product MLLSDHYQENLIGIVCDEVHKTPSWGMAKKGVKAFRECFGRLAELRSLCRNGIPVLALTASADVKTRKDIVHLLKLKKTTLYVEASPDRPNIRLSCVSVKGGDKSCLDWIVTGLREEGTSHPEIIIYCTSITVTRKVYEYIKKGLGDHAYVGPKQLSRYCLVAMFHNPTHAHKKEEVLACFAEGPVRVIVATTALSMGINFKDVRYVVNYGAPRIAEDMLQQIGRAGRDGLQSCGIVYHTSGDRCDDDVKAFVSCKTCLRANLYNLFEKKKATVPMLPGHICCSVCHLACCCNDDKSACIVPAPVFDKPRAPGTVPDDQPSLKRSVSDDEKQRLREGLFEYRQSLVQSKKLMFTLDMTTGFSADLIDCIIEHSPYIFDVEYIRKHIFLYDMKHADGIMAIVNKVFSEKLDMDDLLSFIQSEFCSEEADDDAERFYFWDCPFEDPPPSSSSNEESDDDDVE; this is encoded by the exons ATGCTTCTCAGTGACCACTACCAGGAGAATCTGATCGGGATAGTTTGCGACGAAGTGCACAAGACACCCAGCTG GGGCATGGCAAAGAAAGGAGTGAAGGCATTCAGGGAGTGTTTTGGCAGATTGGCTGAACTGAGGTCACTATGTAGAAATG GAATCCCTGTTCTGGCGTTAACAGCATCAGCAGATGTCAAGACGAGGAAAGACATTGTACAtctgttgaagttgaagaagacAACCTTGTACGTCGAGGCAAGTCCAGATCGACCTAACATTCGCTTATCATGCGTCTCAGTAAAAGGCGGCGACAAGTCTTGTTTAGACTGGATTGTCACTGGCTTGAGAGAGGAAGGTACATCCCATCCCGAAATTATTATATATTGTACCAGTATCACAGTAACACGTAAAGTGTATGAGTATATTAAGAAAGGTCTTGGCGACCATGCCTATGTTGGCCCCAAGCAGCTGTCAAGGTATTGTTTAGTGGCTATGTTTCACAACCCAACTCATGCCCACAAGAAGGAAGAGGTTCTGGCTTGCTTTGCCGAAGGACCTGTTCGGGTAATAGTTGCCACAACGGCACTTAGTATGGGCATCAACTTCAAAGATGTCAGGTATGTTGTCAATTATGGTGCGCCACGTATTGCAGAAGATATGTTGCAACAAATTGGAAGGGCTGGTAGGGATGGTCTACAGAGCTGCGGCATTGTGTACCATACAAGTGGAGACCgttgtgatgatgatgttaaggcatttgtaagttgtaagacatgtttgAGGGCCAATCTCTAcaatttatttgaaaaaaagaaggcaACAGTTCCTATGCTACCAGGCCACATTTGTTGTTCTGTATGCCACCTGGCCTGTTGTTGTAATGATGACAAAAGTGCTTGTATTGTGCCTGCACCTGTATTTGACAAACCCAGAGCACCGGGAACAGTGCCCGATGACCAACCGTCATTGAAGAGATCTGTCTCTGATGATGAGAAACAGAGGCTAAGGGAAGGGCTATTTGAGTACAGACAATCATTGGTGCAGTCAAAGAAGCTGATGTTTACTCTAGACATGACAACAGGGTTTTCAGCCGATTTGATTGACTGTATCATAGAGCACTCACCCTATATATTTGATGTAGAGTACATTAGAAAGCACATTTTCTTGTATGACATGAAGCATGCAGACGGCATCATGGCTATCGTCAACAAAGTCTTCTCCGAGAAACTTGACATGGATGAccttttaagttttattcagaGTGAGTTCTGTAGTGAGGAGGCAGATGATGATGCAGAAAGGTTCTACTTTTGGGATTGCCCCTTCGAAGATCCACCTCCGAGTAGCAGTTCTAATGAAgaatctgatgatgatgacgtagAGTAA